A DNA window from Candidatus Methylomirabilota bacterium contains the following coding sequences:
- a CDS encoding DUF3341 domain-containing protein: protein MRHTPRPACSLRPRAARVSARYHRRTWSRCRSDGSPVTQTPAPGVVGVFAHVDTTVHAIRDLKARGFGRIAAYTPVPLEEVEEALTGHGLPRSPVRLFTLVGGLTGTLSGFALTIWTVLKWNLITGGKPVVSIPPFVIIAFELTILLGGLCTLLGLLVTAPLPRFRGSPRYDPRFTADRFGVEVACAPDQVRTVEEILKQAGAEEVRL, encoded by the coding sequence ATGCGGCATACGCCTCGGCCCGCCTGCTCCCTGCGTCCTAGGGCTGCTCGGGTCTCGGCCCGGTACCATCGCCGGACCTGGTCACGCTGCCGCTCCGACGGTAGCCCAGTGACCCAGACGCCCGCGCCCGGCGTAGTCGGAGTCTTCGCTCACGTGGACACGACGGTCCACGCCATCCGCGACCTCAAGGCCCGGGGCTTCGGGCGGATCGCGGCCTACACGCCGGTTCCGCTGGAAGAAGTCGAAGAGGCCCTCACCGGCCACGGGCTTCCGCGGAGCCCGGTCCGCCTCTTCACGCTGGTCGGGGGCCTCACGGGGACCCTGAGCGGGTTCGCGCTGACGATCTGGACCGTGCTCAAGTGGAACCTCATCACCGGCGGAAAGCCGGTGGTGTCGATCCCGCCGTTCGTCATCATCGCCTTCGAGCTGACCATCCTCCTGGGCGGTCTGTGCACGCTGCTCGGGCTCCTGGTGACCGCGCCGCTGCCCCGCTTCCGGGGCTCGCCGCGCTACGATCCCCGGTTCACGGCCGACCGGTTCGGCGTGGAGGTCGCGTGCGCCCCGGACCAGGTGCGGACCGTGGAGGAGATCCTCAAGCAGGCGGGCGCCGAAGAGGTGCGCCTGTGA
- a CDS encoding cytochrome c, which translates to MKWIFLLCLLVVLGLGGAMGLLVGYRWLTSMQSEVKFVPGDVSIIQPPGTVPRTGGELVQSPAAAGGPHAMHAAYETRRNPIPRSRESAMRGEALFKIYCTPCHGPGGKGDGPVTPRFIPPPDLTGAVIQGRSDGHIAGYVGYGGPIMPAYGEALSVTERWDLVNYIRSLAQK; encoded by the coding sequence GTGAAGTGGATCTTCCTCCTCTGCCTGCTGGTGGTCCTCGGACTGGGCGGCGCGATGGGTCTCCTGGTGGGCTACCGGTGGCTGACGAGCATGCAGTCGGAGGTCAAGTTCGTGCCCGGGGACGTCTCGATCATCCAGCCGCCGGGGACGGTGCCGCGGACGGGGGGTGAGCTCGTCCAGAGCCCGGCCGCCGCCGGCGGGCCCCATGCGATGCACGCCGCCTACGAGACGCGGCGGAACCCCATTCCCCGCTCGCGCGAGTCGGCGATGCGCGGCGAGGCCCTGTTCAAGATCTACTGCACGCCCTGCCACGGCCCCGGCGGGAAGGGGGACGGTCCGGTGACGCCGCGGTTCATCCCTCCGCCCGATCTCACCGGTGCCGTGATCCAGGGGCGCAGCGACGGCCACATCGCGGGGTACGTCGGCTACGGCGGCCCCATCATGCCGGCCTACGGGGAGGCGCTGTCGGTCACCGAGCGCTGGGACCTCGTGAACTACATCCGGTCGCTGGCCCAGAAGTAG